One Phaseolus vulgaris cultivar G19833 chromosome 11, P. vulgaris v2.0, whole genome shotgun sequence genomic window carries:
- the LOC137808453 gene encoding uncharacterized mitochondrial protein AtMg00810-like — protein sequence MQGEFEMSMMGELSFFLGLQVKQSKDEIFLCQSKYCKEILKKFEMECCKEASTPLPSSCYMYANVGGKRVDQTKYRGLIGSLLYLTTSRLDIMFVVCLCARYQANPKESHLKAAKRILKYLKGTTNVGLWYPSYSPIHLIGYSDSDFVGCKLDQKSTSDTCHLLGSSLISWHSKKQACVSLSTAEVEYIVARRCCAQILWLKQ from the coding sequence atgcaaggtgagtttgaaatgtccatGATGGGAGAGCTTTCATTCTTTCTTGGACTGCAGGTTAAGCAATCAAAGGATGAAATTTTCctatgccaatcaaagtattgcaaagaaatcCTCAAGAAATTTGAGATGGAATGTTGCAAAGAAGCTAGCACACCTTTGCCTTCAAGCTGCTACATGTATGCAAATGTTGGTGGAAAAagggtagatcaaacaaaatatagaggtttaattggttctttaCTCTATCTCACAACAAGTAGACTGGATATCATGTTTGTCGTGTGTCTTTGTGCAAGgtatcaagcaaatccaaaggaatctcaTCTCAAGGCTGCAAAAAGAATActcaaatatctcaaaggaacaaccaatgttggtctatggtatccttcttactctcctatacacttaattggatattcagattctgattttgtaGGGTGTAAGTTGGACCAAAAAAGCACAAGTGAcacttgtcatcttcttggatcaagtctcatttcttggcatagtaagaaacaagcttgtgtatctctttctacTGCAGAAGTCGAATACATTGTTGCTAGAAGAtgttgtgcacaaattcttTGGCTTAAACAATag